Proteins from a single region of Dysosmobacter acutus:
- a CDS encoding PTS sugar transporter subunit IIC codes for MFASGFSITQAVLIALYYWFCWWDFSHPVSGVAWAQDCVWIGVIMGLLFGDVQLGLVIGGTLALTFICALPVGANLPVDYAAAALAAVPMAIRFHWSAGLAICVSVFFGIGGAKLDGLRRTLATRFNNSARRHIRERKYNLLVFDAVISPVVLQFFIRAIPMFIAVYFGGAGLQWLVPRLPQQVLHALEAAGGILPGLGIALCLNTIGRSSVFPFFALGFFAACLMQGSILPYVGLAGCIALIYCKMTQNTQIKPIDRALVAGKLEDSVLTDHEHFMGYARFAFVHRCSQAMDTFYGTGMAYSFKNVLRKIYRDDDAYQAAMERHLEPFIPEVIWGSSILGIVVREEEKNAANAEEELGASISTLKTSLMGPVAGFGDSINYMVFWNMLKMTFYPLAAAGSFLGMLTPVILHPTLEVIGWKAYKAGYRGGTQAIVTFLKSGLKDRLMIGASIFGYFLLGAICFFNVHLPIAIPGVEKSISAVIPQLFPFLTVCGVYCYMRKGGKFLPMMLCTILICIVLSLVGII; via the coding sequence ATGTTTGCATCCGGTTTTTCGATCACACAGGCGGTCTTGATCGCACTGTACTACTGGTTTTGCTGGTGGGATTTTTCCCATCCGGTCTCCGGCGTTGCATGGGCCCAGGACTGTGTTTGGATCGGCGTTATCATGGGCCTGCTTTTCGGAGACGTGCAGCTTGGCCTGGTGATCGGCGGCACGCTGGCGCTCACCTTTATCTGCGCCCTGCCCGTGGGCGCCAATCTGCCGGTTGACTATGCGGCCGCGGCGCTGGCGGCGGTGCCGATGGCGATCCGCTTTCATTGGAGCGCGGGACTGGCGATTTGCGTATCCGTATTTTTCGGTATCGGCGGCGCAAAGCTTGACGGGCTGCGCCGCACGCTGGCCACACGCTTTAATAACAGCGCCCGCAGGCACATCCGGGAGAGAAAGTACAATCTCCTGGTCTTTGACGCGGTGATTTCGCCTGTTGTTTTGCAATTCTTTATTCGCGCCATCCCGATGTTTATCGCCGTCTACTTCGGCGGAGCGGGCCTGCAGTGGCTCGTACCCCGCCTGCCGCAGCAGGTGCTGCACGCGCTTGAGGCGGCGGGCGGCATCCTGCCCGGCCTGGGCATAGCGCTGTGCCTGAATACCATCGGCAGAAGCAGCGTGTTTCCCTTCTTTGCACTGGGCTTTTTTGCCGCCTGCCTTATGCAGGGCAGCATTCTGCCCTATGTGGGGCTTGCCGGATGCATTGCGCTCATCTACTGCAAGATGACGCAGAATACGCAGATCAAACCCATCGACCGCGCGCTGGTCGCCGGCAAACTTGAGGACTCTGTGCTTACCGATCATGAGCACTTCATGGGCTATGCGCGCTTTGCCTTTGTGCACCGCTGTTCACAGGCCATGGATACCTTCTATGGCACCGGTATGGCGTACAGCTTTAAAAATGTACTGCGAAAAATCTACCGGGACGACGATGCCTACCAGGCTGCGATGGAGCGGCATCTGGAGCCGTTTATCCCGGAGGTCATTTGGGGCTCTTCAATCCTTGGAATTGTTGTGCGTGAAGAGGAGAAGAATGCCGCGAACGCGGAGGAGGAGCTTGGCGCGTCGATCTCCACGCTGAAGACGAGCCTCATGGGGCCTGTCGCGGGCTTTGGCGACTCGATCAACTACATGGTTTTTTGGAATATGCTGAAGATGACGTTCTATCCGCTGGCGGCGGCGGGCAGCTTTCTTGGCATGCTCACGCCGGTCATTCTGCATCCGACGCTGGAAGTGATCGGCTGGAAGGCCTATAAGGCGGGCTACCGGGGCGGCACACAGGCGATCGTCACCTTTTTAAAAAGCGGACTGAAGGACCGCCTCATGATCGGGGCAAGCATTTTCGGATATTTTCTGCTTGGCGCGATCTGCTTTTTCAATGTGCACCTGCCTATTGCGATTCCGGGTGTGGAAAAAAGCATATCCGCCGTGATCCCGCAGCTGTTCCCATTTTTGACGGTGTGTGGGGTGTACTGCTATATGCGTAAGGGCGGGAAGTTCCTGCCGATGATGCTCTGCACCATTCTCATCTGCATAGTATTGTCGCTGGTGGGTATAATATGA
- a CDS encoding response regulator transcription factor produces MRRILVIEDEPDIQELLCAYLRDAGYEAAAAGDGVTALELFHKGSWDLLLLDLMLPKIDGYGVCELVRRESDVPIIMLTALDAEENQIKGFDLQADDYVTKPFSMPVLLRKIGAILRRSGGEERHTLSYAELLLDLDDYRASVDGTPVELTNREFELLRELVRNQGRVLTRSVLLGRLWNYDFLGDERIVDSHIKNLRRKLGRDYIETVRGVGYRIEKLH; encoded by the coding sequence ATGAGACGTATTTTAGTCATTGAAGATGAACCGGATATTCAGGAGCTGCTGTGCGCGTACCTGCGCGACGCCGGTTATGAAGCCGCCGCCGCGGGGGACGGGGTCACGGCGCTGGAATTGTTTCATAAAGGGAGCTGGGACCTTCTGCTGCTGGATTTGATGCTGCCGAAAATCGACGGCTATGGGGTCTGCGAACTGGTCCGCAGGGAGTCTGATGTTCCCATCATCATGCTGACGGCTCTGGATGCCGAGGAAAACCAAATCAAAGGCTTCGATTTGCAGGCGGACGATTATGTGACCAAGCCGTTTTCCATGCCTGTGCTGCTGCGGAAAATCGGGGCAATCCTGCGCCGGAGCGGCGGGGAGGAGCGGCACACGCTTTCCTACGCGGAATTGCTGCTGGATTTGGACGATTACCGGGCCAGCGTGGATGGAACGCCTGTTGAACTGACGAACCGGGAGTTTGAGCTGCTGCGGGAACTGGTGCGGAATCAGGGGCGGGTGCTGACCCGCTCCGTCCTGTTAGGCCGGCTTTGGAACTACGATTTTCTGGGAGATGAGCGGATTGTGGACAGCCATATCAAAAATCTGCGCAGGAAATTGGGACGGGACTACATAGAAACTGTGCGAGGGGTGGGGTATCGGATTGAAAAGCTTCATTGA
- a CDS encoding sensor histidine kinase, translated as MKSFIEKIRKSLTARIFLLTALILMGACAATYVFLAWATPITYQTIAWDDLKEKTDELVNELQNVALEDSGPLLDAFLLDTGAEVVVTDTEGNLVDLPISVARSAAAAAGTGSANLSVTITAEGPGGTEEAGESDVVVTSGESETTGLFEDGFFGMGAVAVTSSDWNMPFYFAGDDTPYELTVVASLVGVNQTLEAIGRVMPYLMVLVLTISLLGALFYSRYITRPIVRLSGISQRMAGLDFSWKCGEKRGDEIGILGRNLDELSERLSGALSELKEANASLQEDIDRQRETERQRTAFFAAASHELKTPITILKGQISGMLGKVDVYQDRDKYLARALTVTGRMEALIQEMLTVSRMEKADGLVRREAVDLSDLVRQQTEQAEDLAVQREQTLSMDLAPGLTVEGDGTLLRLAVSNLLTNALTYSPPGASTRVRLQAEERGVHLSMENSGVQIPEHALPHLCEAFYRVEESRNRETGGSGLGLYLVKMIAERHHASFAICNTESGVKADIVFPQ; from the coding sequence TTGAAAAGCTTCATTGAAAAAATCCGCAAGAGTCTGACGGCCCGAATCTTCCTGCTCACCGCGCTGATTCTGATGGGGGCCTGTGCCGCCACCTATGTGTTCCTTGCGTGGGCCACGCCCATCACCTATCAGACCATCGCCTGGGACGACCTGAAGGAAAAGACGGATGAGCTGGTCAACGAGCTTCAGAATGTGGCGCTGGAGGACAGCGGGCCGCTGCTTGACGCCTTCCTTCTGGACACCGGCGCGGAGGTGGTGGTGACAGACACGGAGGGCAATTTGGTGGACCTGCCGATCTCTGTTGCGCGGAGCGCCGCTGCCGCCGCCGGAACCGGGTCCGCCAATTTGAGCGTGACGATCACCGCTGAGGGCCCCGGAGGAACGGAGGAGGCCGGCGAGTCGGACGTGGTGGTCACAAGCGGGGAATCTGAAACGACAGGCCTTTTTGAAGATGGATTTTTCGGGATGGGCGCGGTTGCCGTCACCAGCTCGGACTGGAATATGCCGTTTTATTTCGCGGGCGACGATACGCCCTACGAGCTGACCGTCGTAGCCAGTCTGGTGGGCGTCAACCAGACGCTGGAGGCCATTGGCCGGGTGATGCCGTATCTCATGGTGCTGGTTTTGACCATCTCCCTTTTGGGAGCGCTGTTTTACTCCCGCTATATCACCCGTCCCATCGTCCGGCTGAGCGGGATATCCCAAAGGATGGCCGGGCTGGACTTCTCGTGGAAATGCGGAGAAAAGCGGGGAGATGAGATCGGAATTCTTGGCAGAAATTTGGATGAACTCTCAGAGCGGCTTTCCGGCGCGCTCAGCGAGCTGAAGGAGGCCAACGCATCCTTGCAGGAGGACATCGACCGCCAGCGGGAGACGGAACGCCAGCGCACCGCCTTTTTCGCTGCGGCGTCCCATGAGCTGAAGACCCCCATCACGATTTTGAAAGGTCAGATCTCCGGCATGCTGGGCAAAGTGGACGTATACCAGGACAGAGATAAGTATCTGGCCCGCGCCCTGACGGTGACCGGGCGCATGGAAGCGTTGATTCAGGAGATGCTGACAGTCTCCCGCATGGAAAAAGCCGACGGCCTCGTCAGGCGGGAAGCGGTTGACCTCTCCGATCTTGTGCGCCAGCAGACTGAGCAGGCGGAGGACCTGGCCGTACAGCGGGAACAGACTCTCTCAATGGACCTTGCGCCGGGACTCACGGTGGAGGGGGACGGGACGCTCCTCCGCCTTGCCGTCTCCAATCTGCTGACCAATGCCCTGACCTATTCTCCACCCGGTGCCTCCACCAGGGTGCGGCTTCAGGCGGAGGAGCGCGGGGTGCATCTGTCCATGGAAAACAGCGGCGTCCAGATTCCGGAGCATGCGCTTCCCCACCTGTGCGAGGCGTTTTACCGGGTGGAGGAGTCCCGGAACCGGGAAACCGGGGGCAGCGGACTGGGGCTATATCTTGTGAAAATGATTGCGGAGCGGCATCACGCCTCCTTTGCCATCTGCAATACCGAAAGCGGCGTCAAAGCGGATATCGTTTTTCCCCAATAG
- a CDS encoding ATP-binding cassette domain-containing protein, translated as MQIEIDHLSMTYPNGKQALRDISLSLKNPSLIGLIGPNGAGKSTLMKLLVAGLLPSQGSIRVDGTSLTACERQLKARLGYLPQRFGLYDELTVWQFLDYMAALKSIDDSKNAIARAIAATGLEEKRKARIWTLSGGQRQRVGIAQALLGAPEFLIFDEPTVGLDPEERIRFRNLFSSTAQDKLVLLSTHIIEDVQSVCDRIIVIDGGRILFTGRPEELIRAAQGHVGTFLEGPDAEESLHITSRVNTAAGVLCRGVAEELPAQAEAVEPTLEDAYLFLITKGGGAQ; from the coding sequence ATGCAAATCGAAATCGACCATCTCAGCATGACCTATCCCAACGGGAAGCAGGCGCTGCGGGACATCAGCCTTTCCCTGAAAAACCCCAGCCTCATCGGGCTGATCGGGCCAAACGGGGCGGGAAAATCCACGCTGATGAAGCTGCTTGTGGCGGGATTGCTGCCCAGTCAGGGAAGCATCCGCGTGGACGGCACGTCCCTTACAGCGTGCGAGCGGCAGCTCAAAGCCAGGCTGGGGTATCTGCCGCAGCGGTTCGGCCTCTACGACGAGCTGACCGTCTGGCAGTTTTTGGACTATATGGCCGCGCTGAAAAGCATCGATGACAGCAAAAACGCCATTGCCCGGGCCATTGCGGCAACGGGCCTGGAGGAGAAGCGAAAAGCCCGGATCTGGACCCTCTCCGGCGGTCAGCGCCAGAGGGTGGGCATTGCCCAGGCGCTGCTTGGCGCGCCGGAATTCCTCATTTTTGACGAGCCCACCGTGGGGCTGGACCCGGAGGAGCGCATTCGCTTTCGCAACCTGTTTTCCTCCACCGCCCAGGATAAGCTGGTGCTCCTCTCCACCCATATCATTGAGGATGTGCAGTCCGTCTGCGACCGGATCATTGTCATCGACGGGGGACGGATTTTATTTACGGGCCGTCCGGAAGAGCTGATCCGCGCCGCCCAGGGCCATGTGGGCACGTTCCTGGAGGGGCCGGACGCGGAGGAATCCCTGCACATCACCTCCCGGGTCAACACCGCCGCCGGCGTGCTGTGCCGCGGCGTTGCGGAGGAGCTGCCGGCGCAGGCGGAGGCCGTGGAGCCGACGCTGGAGGACGCCTATCTCTTTCTCATCACCAAGGGGGGCGGCGCGCAATGA